A genomic region of Venturia canescens isolate UGA chromosome 7, ASM1945775v1, whole genome shotgun sequence contains the following coding sequences:
- the LOC122414116 gene encoding dual specificity protein phosphatase 15-like isoform X1 produces the protein MKLSSFKSPWQQVTHLFSQVLPGLYVGNYRDSKDPVQLERFEITHILAIHDAARQLHPDKHYLCILAADTPDQNLSQYFSLCNDFIHAARLRGGNVLIHCLAGMSRSVTVAVAYIMSITNLSWKEALKVVRVGRAVANPNVGFQRQLEDFESSRLQEERRRLRERFPSLALTVNDAEACRANLSNYETLANAREVCEGKCAMGRPCPTGLCRQRSKRTLRRKSSTSSTGSLGSARTPPQTPRLLPSAPPSPALPRSASVMSATARPRSGPAGLLSYTGSAPPSRAVSRVDLSSAVACSSSSTNLFSSGRTNSITSGSNWRLSSASSAPDTPSKTPPVSPMHMARRSSARRVVESPSSTPPDSPKFLTRRGGLTRRTT, from the exons ATGAAACTTTCGAGTTTTAAATCCCCCTGGCAACAAGTGACTCACCTTTTTTCTCAGGTTCTTCCGGGACTCTACGTGGGCAATTATCGAGACAGCAAAGATCCCGTTCAACTGGAACGTTTCGAGATAACTCACATCCTTGCCATCCACGATGCGGCTCGGCAGCTCCACCCT GACAAGCACTACTTGTGCATCTTGGCTGCTGACACCCCGGATCAAAATCTCTCGCAATATTTTTCGCTGTGCAACGATTTCATTCACGCAGCTCGATTGCGAGGCGGCAACGTGTTGATCCACTG TTTGGCAGGCATGTCGAGGAGCGTGACAGTCGCAGTTGCTTATATCATGAGCATCACGAATCTCTCGTGGAAAGAAGCACTCAAAGTAGTGAGAGTGGGTCGTGCCGTCGCAAATcctaacgttggttttcagcGTCAACTCGAGGACTTTGAGTCGAGTCGTTTGCAAGAG GAAAGAAGGCGACTGAGAGAACGCTTTCCCAGCCTTGCTCTCACCGTCAATGACGCCGAGGCCTGCAGAGCCaatctcagcaattacgagaCTCTCGCTAACGCTCGTGAAGTTTGCGAAGGAAAATGCGCCATGGGAAGGCCCTGCCCGACCGGGCTCTGCCGGCAGCGCTCCAAGAG GACACTGAGGCGAAAATCGTCGACGAGCAGTACCGGAAGTCTTGGATCCGCTCGAACGCCACCGCAAACTCCGAGGCTTTTGCCATCAGCTCCACCGTCACCAGCGCTGCCGAGGTCGGCGAGCGTCATGTCAGCAACGGCGAGACCCCGCAGTGGACCTGCAGGATTATTATCGTACACAGGATCAGCTCCACCCTCTCG AGCCGTGTCCAGGGTGGATTTATCGTCGGCAGTGGcgtgcagcagcagcagtacaAATCTCTTTTCGTCGGGTAGAACGAATTCCATAACATCAGGTAGCAACTGGCGTTTATCGTCGGCGAGTTCAGCGCCTGATACGCCGAGCAAGACGCCGCCGGTGTCGCCGATGCACATGGCGCGGCGGAGCTCGGCTCGCCGAGTAGTGGAATCGCCGTCCTCAACGCCGCCGGATTCGCCCAAGTTTTTGACGAGGCGCGGTGGCCTGACGAGGCGAACGACTTGA
- the LOC122414116 gene encoding dual specificity protein phosphatase 15-like isoform X2 has translation MGNGMNKVLPGLYVGNYRDSKDPVQLERFEITHILAIHDAARQLHPDKHYLCILAADTPDQNLSQYFSLCNDFIHAARLRGGNVLIHCLAGMSRSVTVAVAYIMSITNLSWKEALKVVRVGRAVANPNVGFQRQLEDFESSRLQEERRRLRERFPSLALTVNDAEACRANLSNYETLANAREVCEGKCAMGRPCPTGLCRQRSKRTLRRKSSTSSTGSLGSARTPPQTPRLLPSAPPSPALPRSASVMSATARPRSGPAGLLSYTGSAPPSRAVSRVDLSSAVACSSSSTNLFSSGRTNSITSGSNWRLSSASSAPDTPSKTPPVSPMHMARRSSARRVVESPSSTPPDSPKFLTRRGGLTRRTT, from the exons GTTCTTCCGGGACTCTACGTGGGCAATTATCGAGACAGCAAAGATCCCGTTCAACTGGAACGTTTCGAGATAACTCACATCCTTGCCATCCACGATGCGGCTCGGCAGCTCCACCCT GACAAGCACTACTTGTGCATCTTGGCTGCTGACACCCCGGATCAAAATCTCTCGCAATATTTTTCGCTGTGCAACGATTTCATTCACGCAGCTCGATTGCGAGGCGGCAACGTGTTGATCCACTG TTTGGCAGGCATGTCGAGGAGCGTGACAGTCGCAGTTGCTTATATCATGAGCATCACGAATCTCTCGTGGAAAGAAGCACTCAAAGTAGTGAGAGTGGGTCGTGCCGTCGCAAATcctaacgttggttttcagcGTCAACTCGAGGACTTTGAGTCGAGTCGTTTGCAAGAG GAAAGAAGGCGACTGAGAGAACGCTTTCCCAGCCTTGCTCTCACCGTCAATGACGCCGAGGCCTGCAGAGCCaatctcagcaattacgagaCTCTCGCTAACGCTCGTGAAGTTTGCGAAGGAAAATGCGCCATGGGAAGGCCCTGCCCGACCGGGCTCTGCCGGCAGCGCTCCAAGAG GACACTGAGGCGAAAATCGTCGACGAGCAGTACCGGAAGTCTTGGATCCGCTCGAACGCCACCGCAAACTCCGAGGCTTTTGCCATCAGCTCCACCGTCACCAGCGCTGCCGAGGTCGGCGAGCGTCATGTCAGCAACGGCGAGACCCCGCAGTGGACCTGCAGGATTATTATCGTACACAGGATCAGCTCCACCCTCTCG AGCCGTGTCCAGGGTGGATTTATCGTCGGCAGTGGcgtgcagcagcagcagtacaAATCTCTTTTCGTCGGGTAGAACGAATTCCATAACATCAGGTAGCAACTGGCGTTTATCGTCGGCGAGTTCAGCGCCTGATACGCCGAGCAAGACGCCGCCGGTGTCGCCGATGCACATGGCGCGGCGGAGCTCGGCTCGCCGAGTAGTGGAATCGCCGTCCTCAACGCCGCCGGATTCGCCCAAGTTTTTGACGAGGCGCGGTGGCCTGACGAGGCGAACGACTTGA
- the LOC122414115 gene encoding RNA polymerase-associated protein CTR9 homolog: MRLRRSILISSIVAFVSRIHGVSGQTTLASSRLGGSSKPSNSSSLETSGENEAPLRARFSNGTSLSAGRKGPEASGRNATGSFEPRGLFEDKGSSKSNANGDRLINSVSALLSDSAPARRSIENGARKQPGRAAEKNDLDGKGLSSGAGNRSPLNDTGLHRALGIMLDPRSVAGDKKVPTFRSMFEIDEDNNSELSGLEEKVKLMMAKLRSSSKERRESLAPYFERFLSGVLEKFEARDDEETEELEDLLDRCTAQRCCSGCCSCEKRKRKKPKAGAQAAAGNTRRKAQRYSDDASGDGAKKKVASPSSSSAAPSTTTAAPTKSALAKETSESHKKMKSESLQKPKNRRRKRPEASRRKMQENNGGRKKTCVRRKSAGERRRRPEVERGSRSSRRNFDRDTKDSEIIVRKKPRPNRRTSFDDDSSDSETIVRKKPRANRRRNFHQDTDDSEKISQKKSRPKHRANFDEDTSDSENVPPENSRPNHRGNFDLDDPPVDIPRRNSNRSPPKSLEETDSYL; encoded by the coding sequence ATGAGGCTCCGCCGCTCGATACTGATATCCTCGATCGTTGCGTTCGTGTCGAGAATCCACGGAGTTTCGGGTCAAACGACATTAGCCTCTTCGAGGCTCGGGGGATCATCGAAACCGTCGAATTCGTCGTCGCTCGAGACGTCCGGTGAGAACGAGGCTCCCCTCAGGGCGAGATTCTCGAACGGGACGAGCCTCAGCGCCGGTCGAAAGGGACCGGAAGCCTCGGGGAGAAACGCGACGGGGAGCTTCGAGCCTCGAGGATTGTTCGAGGATAAAGGAAGCTCGAAATCCAACGCGAATGGCGACCGCTTGATCAACTCCGTTTCTGCGCTTCTCTCGGACTCCGCTCCTGCGAGGAGGAGCATTGAAAACGGCGCTCGGAAGCAGCCCGGAAGGGCCGCGGAGAAAAACGACCTGGACGGGAAGGGGCTCTCCTCGGGAGCTGGAAATCGGTCTCCGCTCAATGACACAGGCTTGCACAGGGCTCTGGGAATCATGCTCGACCCAAGGAGCGTCGCGGGAGACAAAAAAGTCCCGACTTTTCGTTCGATGTTCGAAATCGACGAAGACAACAACAGCGAGTTGAGCGGGCTCGAGGAGAAGGTGAAACTGATGATGGCGAAGCTGAGAAGCTCGTCGAAGGAACGCCGAGAAAGTTTGGCGCCCTATTTCGAACGGTTTTTGTCAGGAGTGCTCGAGAAATTCGAGGCTCGCGACGACGAGGAGACGGAAGAGCTGGAGGACCTTTTGGATCGGTGCACCGCTCAGCGCTGTTGCTCCGGTTGTTGCTCCTGCGAGAaacgtaaaaggaaaaaaccgAAAGCCGGCGCCCAAGCGGCGGCGGGAAATACGCGCCGCAAGGCCCAGAGGTACAGCGACGACGCTTCGGGCGatggagcgaaaaaaaaagtggcgaGTCCCTCGTCGAGCAGCGCAGCCccgtcgacgacgacggcggCGCCGACCAAGTCAGCCCTCGCGAAGGAAACCTCGGAAAgtcacaaaaaaatgaaatcggaATCGCTGCAGAAGCCGAAAAATCGTCGCCGAAAGCGTCCCGAGGCTTCGCGACGGAAAATGCAAGAGAACAACGGCGGACGGAAAAAAACGTGCGTCAGACGAAAATCTGCTGGCGAGCGCCGCCGCCGCCCTGAGGTCGAACGAGGCTCGCGATCCAGTCGCCGTAACTTCGACCGAGACACCAAAGACTCGGAGATAATCGTTCGCAAGAAACCGCGACCGAATCGCCGCACCAGCTTCGACGACGATTCCAGCGACTCCGAGACGATCGTTCGGAAGAAACCGCGAGCCAATCGACGCCGCAACTTCCACCAGGATACCGACGATTCCGAAAAAATCTCTCAGAAAAAGTCACGACCGAAGCACCGCGCTAATTTCGACGAAGACACCAGCGACTCGGAAAATGTCCCTCCGGAAAACTCGCGACCCAATCACCGCGGTAATTTCGACCTGGACGATCCCCCGGTCGACATACCCCGAAGAAATTCCAATCGCAGTCCCCCCAAGAGCCTCGAAGAAACCGATtcatatttgtaa